The Dermacentor albipictus isolate Rhodes 1998 colony chromosome 2, USDA_Dalb.pri_finalv2, whole genome shotgun sequence genome has a segment encoding these proteins:
- the LOC135897754 gene encoding alpha-(1,3)-fucosyltransferase 7-like isoform X1 encodes MSSPFVDSDSVCISTRHRCITGLHTARHHEHLLCFHHQSTNAPNPTESKAVATVQRSKADTRSPAVQKLPTMAEAAAPRSRSPSPDGGSTQGDGSSDDASSHDSQDAAAAAQEALGATPSDSDESRDLVPMQDLHIPEQVTPPEGSSPPHEESEPTDSTALLMERMGEIARQVRDHFRKYRLGYLFLLAFVSVIIAAVGLTVAIATYAPKEQARTTTEPPTPPPPKTRILEHWRPWRERKADNGLPRILLWNKIQHDKFKVVGYTVCATGRNKTVVCDVTHERSFLRFSDVVVFDDEHLAHWGMPEERKPYQKWVFWAKRHVSADVSKPSSEDSLSVPLFAGKINWTMAFRDDADIVIPYKRWRCDSPANTSLSKSSKRTSEKRKDVAWIVGTCEQSRFETQAPSLPGEGDPVQGHRERTVSLQLFPACGNKRCPSPHRCIPHIAENYNFIVVSLKPDCFQSAYELIYDAFQYNVVPVVLAPPNATLNVPHNSVVSSSNLQQPGQLAAHLRELLNDRALYESYFAWKENCSFVPSENEMCPLCRAVMTTPADSVDLHSDIVGWWTKGLKCEDDFLYGLDRAFMPQL; translated from the exons ACACCACGAGCACCTACTCTGTTTTCATCACCAATCTACAAAC GCGCCGAATCCAACGGAAAGCAAGGCAGTCGCAACTGTGCAACGCTCGAAGGCAGACACTCGCTCTCCTGCGGTGCAAAAACT CCCCACCATGGCAGAAGCAGCAGCGCCACGGAGCCGTTCCCCATCGCCTGACGGGGGCAGCACTCAAGGTGACGGCAGCAGTGACGACGCCTCGTCCCACGATTCACAAGATGCGGCTGCCGCCGCGCAGGAGGCTCTGGGCGCCACTCCAAGCGATTCGGATGAGTCGCGTGACCTGGTGCCGATGCAAGACCTTCACATTCCGGAACAGGTGACACCACCGGAAGGCTCCTCGCCGCCGCACGAAGAGTCCGAGCCTACGGACAGCACGGCATTGCTCATGGAACGTATGGGCGAAATTGCACGGCAAGTCAGAGACCACTTCAGGAAGTACCGGTTGGGATACTTGTTCCTCCTGGCGTTTGTGTCAGTTATCATAGCCGCGGTCGGTCTTACGGTGGCAATCGCCACATACGCGCCGAAAGAACAAGCGCGCACCACGACAGAGCCACCGACGCCACCCCCGCCGAAGACCCGTATACTGGAGCATTGGCGGCCGTGGCGCGAGCGAAAGGCCGACAACGGACTTCCTCGAATCCTGCTGTGGAACAAAATCCAACACGACAAGTTCAAAGTCGTCGGGTACACCGTGTGCGCTACAGGACGTAACAAAACGGTGGTGTGCGACGTCACTCACGAGCGGTCCTTCCTAAGGTTCAGCGACGTCGTGGTCTTTGATGACGAGCATCTGGCGCATTGGGGCATGCCTGAGGAGCGAAAGCCATATCAAAAATGGGTCTTTTGGGCCAAACGCCACGTGTCTGCCGACGTAAGCAAGCCGAGTTCGGAGGACTCCCTTTCAGTCCCGCTATTTGCCGGCAAGATCAACTGGACGATGGCCTTCAGAGACGACGCAGACATTGTCATTCCGTACAAAAGATGGCGCTGCGATTCGCCCGCGAATACGTCTCTGTCCAAGAGCTCAAAGCGGACTAGCGAGAAAAGGAAAGACGTCGCCTGGATCGTGGGCACTTGTGAGCAGAGTCGATTTGAGACGCAAGCACCGTCCCTGCCTGGGGAGGGCGACCCCGTCCAAGGTCACAGGGAGCGCACGGTGAGCCTGCAACTGTTTCCAGCGTGCGGGAATAAACGGTGCCCGTCGCCGCACCGCTGCATTCCGCATATCGCCGAGAACTACAATTTCATCGTGGTGTCTTTGAAGCCCGACTGCTTCCAGAGCGCATACGAACTCATTTACGACGCGTTCCAATACAACGTGGTTCCCGTCGTGCTGGCGCCACCCAACGCTACCCTCAACGTTCCCCACAACTCAGTGGTCAGCTCGTCCAACCTGCAGCAGCCGGGCCAACTTGCTGCTCATCTGCGAGAACTCCTGAACGACCGTGCCCTGTACGAGAGCTACTTCGCCTGGAAGGAGAACTGTTCCTTCGTGCCTTCCGAGAACGAAATGTGTCCACTGTGCCGCGCTGTTATGACAACACCCGCGGACTCCGTGGACCTTCATTCCGACATTGTGGGATGGTGGACGAAAGGATTGAAGTGCGAGGATGACTTTCTGTACGGCCTCGACAGGGCGTTCATGCCACAGCTCTGA
- the LOC135897754 gene encoding 3-galactosyl-N-acetylglucosaminide 4-alpha-L-fucosyltransferase FUT3-like isoform X2, with amino-acid sequence MAEAAAPRSRSPSPDGGSTQGDGSSDDASSHDSQDAAAAAQEALGATPSDSDESRDLVPMQDLHIPEQVTPPEGSSPPHEESEPTDSTALLMERMGEIARQVRDHFRKYRLGYLFLLAFVSVIIAAVGLTVAIATYAPKEQARTTTEPPTPPPPKTRILEHWRPWRERKADNGLPRILLWNKIQHDKFKVVGYTVCATGRNKTVVCDVTHERSFLRFSDVVVFDDEHLAHWGMPEERKPYQKWVFWAKRHVSADVSKPSSEDSLSVPLFAGKINWTMAFRDDADIVIPYKRWRCDSPANTSLSKSSKRTSEKRKDVAWIVGTCEQSRFETQAPSLPGEGDPVQGHRERTVSLQLFPACGNKRCPSPHRCIPHIAENYNFIVVSLKPDCFQSAYELIYDAFQYNVVPVVLAPPNATLNVPHNSVVSSSNLQQPGQLAAHLRELLNDRALYESYFAWKENCSFVPSENEMCPLCRAVMTTPADSVDLHSDIVGWWTKGLKCEDDFLYGLDRAFMPQL; translated from the coding sequence ATGGCAGAAGCAGCAGCGCCACGGAGCCGTTCCCCATCGCCTGACGGGGGCAGCACTCAAGGTGACGGCAGCAGTGACGACGCCTCGTCCCACGATTCACAAGATGCGGCTGCCGCCGCGCAGGAGGCTCTGGGCGCCACTCCAAGCGATTCGGATGAGTCGCGTGACCTGGTGCCGATGCAAGACCTTCACATTCCGGAACAGGTGACACCACCGGAAGGCTCCTCGCCGCCGCACGAAGAGTCCGAGCCTACGGACAGCACGGCATTGCTCATGGAACGTATGGGCGAAATTGCACGGCAAGTCAGAGACCACTTCAGGAAGTACCGGTTGGGATACTTGTTCCTCCTGGCGTTTGTGTCAGTTATCATAGCCGCGGTCGGTCTTACGGTGGCAATCGCCACATACGCGCCGAAAGAACAAGCGCGCACCACGACAGAGCCACCGACGCCACCCCCGCCGAAGACCCGTATACTGGAGCATTGGCGGCCGTGGCGCGAGCGAAAGGCCGACAACGGACTTCCTCGAATCCTGCTGTGGAACAAAATCCAACACGACAAGTTCAAAGTCGTCGGGTACACCGTGTGCGCTACAGGACGTAACAAAACGGTGGTGTGCGACGTCACTCACGAGCGGTCCTTCCTAAGGTTCAGCGACGTCGTGGTCTTTGATGACGAGCATCTGGCGCATTGGGGCATGCCTGAGGAGCGAAAGCCATATCAAAAATGGGTCTTTTGGGCCAAACGCCACGTGTCTGCCGACGTAAGCAAGCCGAGTTCGGAGGACTCCCTTTCAGTCCCGCTATTTGCCGGCAAGATCAACTGGACGATGGCCTTCAGAGACGACGCAGACATTGTCATTCCGTACAAAAGATGGCGCTGCGATTCGCCCGCGAATACGTCTCTGTCCAAGAGCTCAAAGCGGACTAGCGAGAAAAGGAAAGACGTCGCCTGGATCGTGGGCACTTGTGAGCAGAGTCGATTTGAGACGCAAGCACCGTCCCTGCCTGGGGAGGGCGACCCCGTCCAAGGTCACAGGGAGCGCACGGTGAGCCTGCAACTGTTTCCAGCGTGCGGGAATAAACGGTGCCCGTCGCCGCACCGCTGCATTCCGCATATCGCCGAGAACTACAATTTCATCGTGGTGTCTTTGAAGCCCGACTGCTTCCAGAGCGCATACGAACTCATTTACGACGCGTTCCAATACAACGTGGTTCCCGTCGTGCTGGCGCCACCCAACGCTACCCTCAACGTTCCCCACAACTCAGTGGTCAGCTCGTCCAACCTGCAGCAGCCGGGCCAACTTGCTGCTCATCTGCGAGAACTCCTGAACGACCGTGCCCTGTACGAGAGCTACTTCGCCTGGAAGGAGAACTGTTCCTTCGTGCCTTCCGAGAACGAAATGTGTCCACTGTGCCGCGCTGTTATGACAACACCCGCGGACTCCGTGGACCTTCATTCCGACATTGTGGGATGGTGGACGAAAGGATTGAAGTGCGAGGATGACTTTCTGTACGGCCTCGACAGGGCGTTCATGCCACAGCTCTGA